The following proteins come from a genomic window of Candidatus Krumholzibacteriota bacterium:
- a CDS encoding glycosyltransferase family 2 protein yields MPVSDADLTIIVPALNEEAVVGEVVRGLIAEFPEARVIVVDDGSTDRTGERAKEAGASVYRHDRKLGYGAALKTGIRNSSSEFVLFCDGDGQHEPSDARRLFSEAHDQDMVVGERRSGSHSPFSRRPGKLILRLFADFLAGVKIPDLNSGLRVFRRDIIMKYLHLMPQGFSFSTTSTFAMLKSQRRIRFVPITVRKRVGKSTVRQWRHGPATLMLMLRLTVLFEPLKVFLSVSLALFVISLGSLTIDLTMGGGGVGDTTALMAVSSLIIFMFGLLCDQVSALRREKHD; encoded by the coding sequence CTGACGCAGACCTTACTATTATTGTCCCGGCGCTGAACGAAGAAGCTGTCGTCGGCGAGGTGGTCAGGGGACTGATAGCCGAATTTCCTGAAGCCCGCGTCATCGTCGTCGATGACGGTTCGACCGACAGGACGGGTGAGCGTGCGAAAGAGGCGGGCGCCAGCGTCTACAGACACGATCGAAAACTCGGTTACGGGGCGGCTCTGAAGACGGGGATCAGGAACTCATCGAGCGAATTCGTGCTCTTTTGCGATGGAGACGGTCAGCATGAACCCTCCGACGCCCGCAGGTTGTTCAGCGAAGCGCATGACCAGGATATGGTCGTGGGAGAGAGGAGATCGGGATCACACTCTCCCTTTTCCCGAAGACCGGGGAAGTTGATCCTCAGACTGTTCGCCGATTTTCTCGCCGGGGTAAAGATACCTGATCTCAATTCGGGACTGCGAGTCTTCAGGCGCGATATAATCATGAAATATCTTCATCTCATGCCGCAGGGATTTTCATTTTCGACGACAAGTACATTCGCGATGCTTAAATCCCAGCGCAGGATCAGGTTCGTTCCGATCACGGTAAGAAAGAGGGTCGGAAAAAGCACCGTGCGACAGTGGAGGCACGGACCGGCCACCCTTATGCTCATGCTCAGGCTAACCGTGCTCTTCGAGCCGCTGAAAGTATTCCTGTCGGTCTCGCTTGCCCTTTTCGTTATCAGCCTGGGATCTCTCACGATCGATCTGACGATGGGCGGTGGAGGAGTCGGAGATACTACCGCTCTTATGGCCGTATCTTCACTTATCATTTTCATGTTCGGACTGCTGTGCGACCAGGTCTCCGCTTTGAGGCGGGAGAAACATGATTGA